In Egicoccus sp. AB-alg2, one genomic interval encodes:
- a CDS encoding PQQ-binding-like beta-propeller repeat protein, which yields MLIVVVWTAPSARDVHLMTFLPPAPHGPTVAAAGDGSPALQPPDASAAGASTPRADRFRPASPLTCHTVHGCLHFTTDAPHHGPALAAATDELLVLAEGRGVGAYDLANGRRRWHTDLGIRADHPVPRVTAVRGAAAVLVSPRPGELVALAAADGDERWRGELAGNGEVLTARLVEGQWLLVVHVREGRHVRELVGTLPATDAALPWRDIHGPDRRIVATTAVADPEDLDRTMAAVLAPLWRGAGGGSLQLRQVPGIPGGLVEVVETDSGRRLAGITYAAYHAERLGRDRWLVLAPRAALVLDLGHHDRGRPGSELLP from the coding sequence GTGCTGATCGTCGTCGTCTGGACGGCACCGTCTGCTCGCGACGTGCACCTGATGACGTTCCTCCCGCCGGCACCGCACGGCCCGACGGTGGCCGCCGCCGGCGACGGCTCACCGGCGCTGCAGCCGCCGGACGCGTCGGCGGCCGGCGCGTCCACGCCCCGGGCAGATCGATTCCGGCCCGCCAGCCCGCTGACGTGCCACACGGTGCACGGGTGTCTGCACTTCACCACCGATGCTCCGCACCACGGCCCGGCCCTGGCCGCCGCGACCGACGAGCTCCTGGTGCTCGCCGAGGGTAGGGGCGTCGGGGCCTACGACCTGGCCAACGGGCGCCGACGCTGGCACACCGACCTCGGCATCCGGGCCGACCATCCCGTCCCGCGGGTGACCGCCGTCCGCGGCGCGGCCGCGGTGCTCGTCAGCCCGCGCCCCGGCGAACTGGTGGCGCTCGCGGCGGCAGACGGGGACGAGCGCTGGCGTGGCGAGCTCGCCGGGAACGGCGAGGTGCTGACCGCGCGGCTGGTGGAGGGGCAGTGGCTGCTGGTCGTGCACGTGCGGGAGGGTCGCCATGTCCGGGAGCTCGTCGGGACGTTGCCGGCGACCGACGCTGCGCTGCCCTGGCGTGACATCCACGGCCCCGATCGGCGGATCGTCGCCACCACGGCCGTCGCGGACCCCGAGGACCTCGACCGGACCATGGCGGCCGTCCTGGCGCCCCTGTGGCGAGGGGCCGGCGGCGGATCGCTGCAGCTGCGGCAGGTACCCGGGATCCCCGGCGGGCTGGTCGAGGTGGTCGAGACCGACTCGGGCCGCCGGCTCGCGGGGATCACGTATGCCGCCTATCACGCCGAGCGGCTCGGACGTGACCGTTGGCTCGTGCTGGCACCCCGTGCCGCGCTGGTACTGGACCTCGGTCACCACGACCGTGGCCGCCCCGGATCCGAACTCCTACCGTGA